The following nucleotide sequence is from Gemmatimonadota bacterium.
GTCCGGCCATGGACTGTAAATCGTTTTAAGGCAGTGGAACCTGAAGCGTTTCTTGAAGATATGTCGATTTGCTTCACGGATGGATGAGCTGAAAGAAGCCATACCAAAATGGAGCCTTGCCAAAAAGGAGCAGTGACCCATGGTGGACAGATCCTACCTTTTCGACGATGACGCCATGCGCGACTTCATCGTGAACGGCTATCACGTGATCACCGTGGACAAGCCGGCCGCGCTGCACGACGACATCTACGAGAAAACAAAAGCGATCATCGACGAGGACGGGAATCCGGGAAACAACCTGCTGCCTCGCGTGCCCGAGATCCAGCAGGTCTACGACGATCCCGCGGTGAAGGGCGCGCTGACCAGCCTGCTTGGTCCCGATTACGTGATGCACGCCCACCGCCACCCGCACGTGAACCCGCCGAACAGCAAGGGAGGCGGCTGGCACAAGGACAGCTACTGGGGTTACACCAAGGTGCGGGACCATCATCCGCGCTGGATCATGGCCATGTACTATCCCCAGGACACCCCGGTGGAGATCGGCCCGACGGGGGTGATCCCGGGCAGCCACTACGTCGAGTCCCGCGAGGAGACCGTCGGCGGGAACGGGTCGGTGCCCGACGGATTCCCCGCGAGCGGCAAGGCGGGAACCGTTACCATCATTCACTTCGACCTCTGGCACCGGGCGTTTCCGAATCAGACGGACAAGGTCCGGTACATGATGAAGTTCCAGTTTACGCGGATGTCGGAGCCGGACCGGCCCTGGTGGAACCGGCAACACGATGATATCGATCTCGGTGACCTGTCGGACCACCCCCGGAGCGCCATGTGGAGGAACATGTGGCACTGGCTTGCCGGAAACGGGTCGGCCGGGACCCGGCGGGAAGGCGCGGAACACGTCGAAGCGCTCGCCGGCGACCTGACCCACGAACTCGAACAGAAGCGGCTGCACGTGGCCTATACCCTGGCGGAGTGCGGTGAGGCCGCCCTCCCCCACCTGCTCTCCGCCCTCCAGCACGAACGGGACGAAGTCCGGCGGGAAGCGTGCTACGGGCTCGGCGCGCTGGGCGCCGCGGCCGTCGAACCACTGGTCCCCCTGCTCGGGCACGGCGACGAACGGGTCCGGGGCTACGCGGTCTATGCTCTTGGCGACATCCGGCACAACAATCCTTCGGTTGCGGAGCGCCTGGCGGGTCTGACGGACGACCCGTCACCCTTTGTCCGCCAGAACCTGGCCGATGCCCTCGGCCAGATCAAGCTGGCTGGAGATTCGGCCGTTCCCGCGCTGGTCGGCATGATTAAAGACGAGGATGAGCAGGTGCGCTCCAGGAGCGCCTACGCGCTGGCCCGCTTCGGGGACGAAGCCCAGGTGGCCATTCCGCAGCTAGCGGACGCGTGCTACGATGAAAACCGGTACGTGCAGGGCCAGGCCGCCATCGCCCTCGAACAGATCGGCACGCCGGAAGCCCTGAGCACGCTGCTTCACTGGCTGCAGGCCTCGCGGTGGTGCCCCCTGACGACGGCGAAGAGTACGTACTAGCGGCCGGTTACCGCCTGCTACCAGTCGTGCATCATGTGGCCCTGTCCGGGATAGAACAGGGCATCCGCGATGAAGGACAGGACGATGCCCAGCGTGTATCCGAGCAGCACGCCCAGGAAAAACCGCTGGCCCGTGCGGTAAGCGCCGGTCCCGACCTTCAGCAGGATGAACTTTATGAGCCAGGCGAGGAAGACGGACAGGATCGAGTCCCGGATATTGCTCGCGAAGCAGATGGCGAATCCCACCGGGGCGAGGGGCCACCAGACCAGCCAGTGCCTGAGCTTCAGCAGGACCATGAAGATAACCGCGCCCGCCGCCATGAACCAGGGCTCGTTCTGCCCCAGGGAAAGAGGGTTCTTCATCCAGGTCACGATTTCTTCGTAGTAATGCACATTGAGATTGCTGAATGCGCCCCCACCGAAGTTGTAGGCCCCCGTGGAATACCCCCAGTCGATCGAATAGGCCACTGCCGTGACCATGCTGACCAGGAAGGTAACGGTAAGCACGAGCAGCAGCCCCTTCTTCCGCGGCCAGAATCCGTCGGTCAACCGGTCGGCCAATACGACCGAGCCCATTCCCAGACCGCGCCAGTTCCGGGCATAGGCGCTGGCCAGGCCCAGCGAGGTGAGGCTTTGGGGTGACACGTTTCCCGATCCAAGGGAAAGCACCGTGATCTGGTGGGCGTTCACGGGCAGGTCCAGGAACACCACCCCCGTTTCCGCGATCACTTTCGTCGTTCCGAAGTAAAGCACGAACAGAAAGGCCAGAAACACCGCGATCACGGGAAGCGATATCCCCGACTGATAGAGCCATGCGCAGATGAAGACCGTCCCCGCCAGCACTCCGGCCACGGCTATCCTGTACGACACCAGTTCTTTCGAATCATCCAGCGCCGGATCCCTGCCCGTTGCCTTTCTGACCACCGCGAGCAGG
It contains:
- a CDS encoding phytanoyl-CoA dioxygenase, encoding MVDRSYLFDDDAMRDFIVNGYHVITVDKPAALHDDIYEKTKAIIDEDGNPGNNLLPRVPEIQQVYDDPAVKGALTSLLGPDYVMHAHRHPHVNPPNSKGGGWHKDSYWGYTKVRDHHPRWIMAMYYPQDTPVEIGPTGVIPGSHYVESREETVGGNGSVPDGFPASGKAGTVTIIHFDLWHRAFPNQTDKVRYMMKFQFTRMSEPDRPWWNRQHDDIDLGDLSDHPRSAMWRNMWHWLAGNGSAGTRREGAEHVEALAGDLTHELEQKRLHVAYTLAECGEAALPHLLSALQHERDEVRREACYGLGALGAAAVEPLVPLLGHGDERVRGYAVYALGDIRHNNPSVAERLAGLTDDPSPFVRQNLADALGQIKLAGDSAVPALVGMIKDEDEQVRSRSAYALARFGDEAQVAIPQLADACYDENRYVQGQAAIALEQIGTPEALSTLLHWLQASRWCPLTTAKSTY